The following proteins come from a genomic window of Hypanus sabinus isolate sHypSab1 chromosome 9, sHypSab1.hap1, whole genome shotgun sequence:
- the LOC132398934 gene encoding uncharacterized protein LOC132398934, translating into MAKWLGKESRDQVRRMRSVYINKPELALSEAWERLWERYGASDIIEAALYRRLENFPKVSAKDHFKLREFGDLLMEIQGTKEDGYSAGLVFLDTPSGIRPIVDKLPFGLQDKWLTVASEYKEDHDGRFPPFELLTRFVCKEAKRRNDPSLVGPGSSSIYTKPGRSVSNVFNIDKPVSVLKTEALTTNNDPGKYCPLHNKPHPLKACRMFREKPLEERTALLKEKRICFRCCSSTSHHARECTIAVKCPECGSPDHVEAMHPDLSPQTESAPSPPQQDGGEGEAHSRSIAVSTNCTEVCGQAQSSRSCSKICLTKVYPKGAKDKAIKAYVILDDQSNHSLVSPEFFKLFNIESERFPYYLKTCSGNMETQGRKAEGIQIESLDGKVVICLPPLLECNEIMNNRAGIPTPSAVLHQPHLHHIAKHIPELDPKAEILLLLGRDVIQVHKVRQQINGPLNAPFAQRLDLGWVVIGEVCLGDVHKPMVNTLKTNVLESGRHSIFQPCPSVPCIKEAQQDITKRKVTDETLGQSVFVQTEHGNKLAQSAQDTISLRPKDTKVFRDGANNGVAPLPIREPCQRSPDNKEQAVKRFTSLWKTRKRKPEMQQHTRLAHEVLCTLMAEVTAIINAQSFLPVSSDPENPFILSPSTLLTQKAGAPPPPGDFSDKDLYTKQWRQVQALANQFWPRWRQKYLPLLQQRQKWTGPHRNLANGQNHCYIP; encoded by the coding sequence atggcgaaatggctggggaaagaatcacgcgaccaggtgagacgcatgcgttcagtgtacatcaacaaacctgagctagccttaagcgaagcgtgggagagactttgggagagatatggggcctccgacattattgaagcggcgctatatcgacgtctggaaaactttcctaaggtgtcagccaaagatcactttaagttaagagaattcggagatttactcatggagatccaaggcaccaaagaagatggctattcagctggtctagtattcctagatactccatccgggattagaccaattgtggacaaacttccatttgggctgcaggacaagtggctgactgttgcctcagagtacaaggaagaccacgatggtcgatttcctccctttgagctcctcactaggtttgtgtgcaaggaggcgaagaggcgaaacgaccctagccttgtaggtccaggaagcagttcgatttacaccaagccaggcagatccgtttcgaatgttttcaacattgataaacccgtgtcagtgctcaagaccgaagcccttacaactaacaacgaccctggcaagtattgtccattgcataacaaacctcaccccctgaaagcatgcagaatgtttagggaaaaaccccttgaagagaggacggctcttctcaaggagaaaagaatatgttttagatgctgttcctcaacctctcaccacgccagagagtgtacgatcgccgtgaagtgtccggaatgtggcagcccagatcacgtcgaggccatgcatcccgacctgtcaccacaaaccgagagcgctccttcacccccacaacaggacggcggggagggagaggctcactctaggtcaatagctgtcagcacgaactgtacagaagtttgcggtcaagctcagtcaagtcgttcttgttccaagatctgcctcactaaggtgtaccctaaaggagccaaagacaaggccatcaaagcctatgtgattctggacgatcagagcaatcattcactagtcagtccagagttctttaaattgttcaacattgagagtgagcggttcccatactacctcaaaacttgctcaggcaacatggaaacccaaggaaggaaggcagaaggcatccagatcgagtccctggatggtaaagtcgtcatctgtctccctccgctcttagagtgcaatgaaatcatgaataaccgcgctgggatcccgacaccaagtgcggtgctacaccagcctcatctccaccacatcgccaaacacatcccagaactggatccgaaagcggaaatactcctgctattaggaagagatgttatccaggtacacaaggttaggcagcagatcaatggaccactcaacgcccccttcgcgcaacgtctggatctgggctgggtggtgataggagaggtgtgtctcggtgacgtacacaaaccgatggttaacacactcaagaccaatgtgctagagagtggccgccattcaatctttcaaccctgcccgagtgtcccgtgcatcaaagaagcacaacaagacattaccaagcgtaaagtaaccgacgagacgctaggtcagtcagttttcgttcaaaccgagcacggaaacaaacttgcacaatcagctcaagataccatttctttaagacccaaagacaccaaggtcttcagagatggagcaaataatggggttgccccattgcctatcagagaaccatgccagcgctcaccagataacaaagagcaggcagtcaaacggttcacgtccttatggaaaacccggaaaaggaaacctgagatgcagcaacacacccgattggcccacgaggtactgtgcaccctaatggcagaggtcacagccattataaacgcacaatcattcctacctgtgtcttctgacccagaaaacccctttatactttcgccatcaacgctccttacgcagaaggcaggagcacctcctccaccaggagacttctcagacaaggatttgtacacaaagcaatggagacaagtccaggctctggcaaatcagttctggcctcgctggagacaaaaatatctacctttgttgcaacagagacaaaagtggacaggaccccacaggaatctggccaacggccagaatcactgctacattccctag